A part of Ammospiza nelsoni isolate bAmmNel1 chromosome 9, bAmmNel1.pri, whole genome shotgun sequence genomic DNA contains:
- the PIF1 gene encoding ATP-dependent DNA helicase PIF1 has protein sequence MEAAELRCTAAVEQPLPGGLAPRRRLMRNATVLLGRNELRQPVLRVAGGSGAAAAVLNFVLAGDAVRLFTRFAGEGRAAVRVGPDGAQVLLSDCPPDALRRFLRLLRLKVAAGPRDAPRRPRLLERPPPSFSVISPVQERDLLGSPGRRQERGQRPAEVPRKERRPPARLSAEQEAVLGAVRSGKSIFFTGSAGERPGTGKSFLLKRILGSLPPNITYATASTGVAACHIGGTTLHAFAGIGSGKAPLEQCIQLAERPGVRQHWLACQHLIIDEISMVDGKFFDKLEAVARAVRKRDEPFGGIQLIICGDFLQLPPVCKANEETKFCFQAKSWRKCIHINMELTEVRRQTDKTFVSILSAIRLGRCTEEVTRQLMQTAAHKSERDGILATRLCTHKDDVEITNERRLQQLPGEVHVFEALDSDPMLVKLIDAQCPVGGRVELKLGAQVMLAKNLDVSQGLVNGARGVVVGFESEQKGLPKVRFLCGVTQLIKMEKWIIKGPSGVHLSRQQLPLKLAWAISIHKSQGMSLDCVEISLSRVFESGQAYVALSRARSLAGLRVLDFDPKAVRADPAVLHFYRHLRHHQLPAQDSLHTYSDADEKENWKYN, from the exons ATGGAGGCGGCGGAGCTGCGCTGCACGGCGGCCGTGGAGCAGCCGCTGCCGGGGGGCctcgccccgcgccgccgcctgATGCGGAACGCGACCGTGCTGCTGGGCCGCAACGAGCTGCGCCAGCCCGTGCTGCGCGTGGCCGGCGGcagcggcgcggcggcggccgtGCTGAACTTCGTGCTGGCCGGGGACGCCGTGAGGCTCTTCACGCGGTTCGCGGGCGAGGGGCGGGCGGCGGTGCGGGTGGGGCCGGACGGcgcccaggtgctgctgtccGACTGCCCCCCGGACGCGCTGCGCCGCTTCCTCCGCCTCCTGCGCCTCAAGGTGGCCGCCGGGCCGCGGGAcgcgccgcgccgcccccgcctGCTGGAGCGGCCGCCGCCGTCCTTCTCCGTGATCAGCCCGGTGCAGGAGCGGGACCTGCTGGGCAGCCCCGGCCGCCGCCAAGAGCGGGGGCAGCGCCCGGCGGAG GTGCCCCGCAAGGAAAGGCGGCCCCCGGCGAGGCTCTCGGCGGAGCAGGAGGCGGTGCTGGGCGCCGTGCGGAGCGGCAAGAGCATCTTCTTCACCGGCTCTGCAGGTGAGCGTCCTG GGACTGGGAAGTCGTTCCTGCTGAAGCGGATCTtgggctccctccctcccaacATCACCTACGCTACAGCCAGCACGGGAGTGGCGGCTTGTCACATCGGTGGCACTACTCTCCACGCCTTTGCAG GGATCGGCTCTGGGAAGGCACCGCTGGAACAGTGCATTCAGCTGGCAGAGAGGCCAGGGGTGCGCCAGCACTGGCTGGCCTGCCAGCACCTAATTATTGATGAGATCTCAATGGTGGATGGCAAGTTCTTTGACAAGCTGGAAGCAGTGGCAAG GGCCGTCAGAAAACGGGATGAGCCTTTTGGAGGAATTCAGCTAATTATCTGTGGAGATTTCTTACAGCTACCCCCAGTCTGCAAGGCTAATGAAGAAACCAAGTTCTGCTTCCAG GCAAAAAGCTGGAGGAAATGCATCCACATAAACATGGAGCTGACTGAAGTGCGGAGACAGACTGACAAGACCTTTGTCTCAATCCTGAGTGCAATCCGGTTAGGCAG GTGCACAGAGGAGGTTACCCGACAGCTGATGCAGACAGCTGCTCACAAGTCTGAGCGTGATGGGATCCTGGCTACGAGGCTGTGCACCCATAAAGATGATGTAGAAATAACCAACGAGAGACGCTTGCAACAGCTCCCAG GAGAAGTGCATGTGTTTGAGGCTTTGGATAGTGACCCAATGCTAGTGAAGTTAATTGATGCTCAGTGTCCTGTGGGTGGTAGAGTTGAGCTAAAGCTTGGAGCTCAG gTGATGTTAGCAAAGAACCTTGATGTGTCTCAAGGGCTGGTGAATGGGGCACGAGGTGTTGTTGTAGGGTTTGAAAGTGAACAGAAGG GGCTGCCTAAGGTGAGGTTTCTCTGTGGGGTCACACAGCTcataaaaatggagaaatggaTCATCAAAGGACCATCAGGAGTTCATCTGAGTCGTCAGCAATTACCTTTAAAATTGGCATGGGCCATTTCCATTCACAAGAGTCAG GGCATGTCTCTGGACTGTGTGGAGATCTCCCTGTCCCGCGTCTTTGAGAGCGGCCAGGCCTACGTGGCCCTGTCCCGCGCCCGGAGCCTCGCGGGGCTCCGTGTGCTGGATTTCGACCCCAAAGCAGTGAGAGCtgaccctgctgtgctgcacttcTACAGACACCTGAGGCAccaccagctcccagcccag GATTCATTACACACCTATTCAGATGCTGATGAGAAGGAGAACTGGAAATACAACTGA
- the CFAP144 gene encoding cilia- and flagella-associated protein 144, with product MAARRGERDPPDARQNLLRAERAKKERRWQLLFTQYTVNPVHPVHMVSRKPMSWHENIQEPIDDEFLKLLHRAAEVPREKYSEPQTESQVIGWNTKPLVPFDRSDTRFYFPRQTTEITILGYPAPRGQMPKGQNNI from the exons ATGGCCGCTCGCCGCGGAGAGCGAGACCCGCCGGACGCGCGGCAGAACCTCCTCCGGGCAGAGCGGGCCAAGAAGGAGCGCCGCTGGCAGCTGCTCTTCACCCAGTACACTGTGAACCCCGTCCATCCCG TCCACATGGTCTCTAGGAAGCCAATGTCTTGGCACGAGAACATACAGGAGCCCATAGATG atGAATTCCTGAAACTTCTTCACCGTGCAGCAGAGGTGCCAAGAGAGAAATACTCAGAGCCACAAACTGAAAGCCAAGTAATTGGCTGGAATACAAAACCTTTG GTTCCTTTTGACCGCAGTGATACCAGATTCTACTTCCCACGCCAGACAACTGAAATTACCATCCTTGGCTACCCTGCACCACGGGGACAGATGCCTAAAGGCCAGAACAACATCTAA
- the EBNA1BP2 gene encoding probable rRNA-processing protein EBP2 — protein MAAAVARRGSFSDSGSDSEDSSLSDSELQEAFAKGALKPGLNVVLEEQPKRRNDTDGLKQCLAEFRQQLAWVERLDVTLGPVADPVSQNASTSDAVDPENDFQREMSFYRQAQAAVLEALPRLRKLQVPTRRPDDYFAEMAKSDQQMQKIRQKLKSKQEAMERSEKAKQLRAMRKYGKKVQVEVLQRRQKEKKNMLNAVKKYQKGLSDKLDFLDEEQTSSQGNKKGNTSQRPKKGPNAKRRYKNQKFGFGGKKKGSKWNTKESFNDVSSFQAKVAHNKGPGKGGRGGKGGKKALNKRPGKRARQKMKNRAR, from the exons ATGGCGGCGGCGGTGGCGCGGCGTGGCTCCTTCTCGGACTCCGGCTCGGACTCGGAGGATTCCTCGCTCTCGGACTCGGAG CTCCAGGAGGCCTTCGCGAAGGGCGCGCTGAAGCCGGGGCTCAACGttgtgctggaggagcagccgAAGCGGCGCAATGACACG GACGGCCTGAAGCAGTGCCTGGCCGAATTCAGGCAGCAGCTCGCCTGGGTGGAAAGGCTGGACGTGACTCTGGGTCCGGTCGCGGACCCCGTTTCTCAGAATGCTTCTACGTCTGATGCCGTTGACCCTGAGAATGATTTCCAGAGAGAGATGAGTTT CTACCGGCAGGCGCAGGCGGCTGTCCTGGAGGCCCTCCCTCGGCTCCGTAAGCTCCAAGTTCCCACAAGGAGGCCGGATGATTACTTTGCAGAGATGGCCAAATCAGACCAACAGATGCAGAAG ATTCGACAGAAACTTAAGAGTAAACAGGAAGCAATGGAAAGGTCTGAGAAAGCAAAACAACTCCGTGCAATGAGAAAATATGGCAAGAAG GTGCAAGTTGAGGTTCTGCAGAGGAgacagaaggagaagaaaaatatgttgaATGCAGTCAAGAAATACCAGAAAG GTCTCTCTGACAAGCTGGACTTTCTAGATGAAGAGCAGACGTCATCTCAAGGGAATAAAAAAGGCAATACAAGTCAACGGCCAAAGAAGGG GCCAAATGCCAAAAGACGAtacaaaaatcagaaatttggTTTTGGTGGGAAGAAGAAGGGCTCCAAGTGGAACACAAAGGAGAGTTTTAATGACGTATCCAGCTTCCAGGCAAAAGTGGCTCACAACAAAGGcccaggaaaaggaggaagaggaggaaaaggagggaaaaaagctcTTAAT aagagaCCTGGAAAGAGAGCAAGGCAGAAAATGAAGAACCGAGCCCGCTAA